The following coding sequences are from one uncultured Desulfobacter sp. window:
- a CDS encoding PEP-CTERM sorting domain-containing protein: MKKLLLTFVVVLLGFTVNQATAAQLELYDYYFNVGGDEYYLGDTIPGLDDSLFDWDTGLGSFTLVYNSADAIAQGDLNIYAEFDYDIYEDNWDGEYDDELNAIGGTADGTYGQYSEAGDEAPVDDDVNAWMGMGYNNFALAADEEVAITWIISAGAPAGAELYVSQQDDVVGYGPVYLTSTIDIRESAVPEPSTILLFGVGLLGFASIGRRPKRQA, from the coding sequence ATGAAAAAATTATTATTAACTTTTGTGGTGGTCTTGTTGGGATTCACTGTCAATCAGGCCACGGCGGCACAGCTTGAACTCTATGACTACTATTTTAATGTAGGCGGGGATGAATATTACTTGGGTGATACTATTCCAGGTTTAGACGACAGCTTATTTGACTGGGATACTGGACTGGGAAGCTTTACGCTGGTGTACAACTCAGCCGATGCGATTGCTCAGGGTGATCTTAATATTTACGCAGAATTTGACTATGACATTTATGAAGACAATTGGGACGGGGAGTATGATGATGAGTTAAACGCCATAGGTGGAACCGCAGACGGTACTTACGGTCAATACAGTGAGGCCGGAGATGAAGCTCCGGTAGACGATGATGTTAACGCTTGGATGGGGATGGGGTATAATAATTTTGCCTTGGCAGCAGATGAAGAGGTGGCTATCACATGGATTATCAGTGCAGGCGCCCCTGCCGGCGCAGAGCTTTATGTGTCCCAACAGGATGACGTTGTTGGGTATGGCCCCGTCTATCTGACATCAACGATTGATATCCGTGAAAGCGCCGTTCCTGAACCGTCCACAATTTTGCTGTTTGGTGTCGGACTCCTCGGATTCGCCAGCATCGGTAGAAGACCCAAAAGACAGGCGTAG
- a CDS encoding HAMP domain-containing sensor histidine kinase translates to MDSHSRRIILSLKTCLLLPALVFIGLFSLFFILLNSYQTSSFLDKRLEKEALRISNIAYEYRFVLNDSYLKMLGKVIEGEIAVLNQNGKIISASFNKDTGNRFQDVIKHNNILERHGQGKKDQVALAVVKETTCCYVISRRISRKPKSGTSYIVIITRLDDLETAKRTTLTRTALAALAALAAAICAALLLAARTSRRFKNISDVTEKIASGRFDARAGASGIREFRILADAVNRMSDKLLAYEKKLVQTTHERSVTKITAAMAHEIKNPLAGIKMLIQILAKRLSDDADGVNIAETLLKEINRVDTLVTDLRTLSSPVAVSLSPTPVELPLNDVLAVIKPKLDHLNIGFSLDIAPDLPVCRMDKDKIKQVLWNLLMNSADSMPGGGHIFVSLKHDKDISMIEYRIEDTGTGIDEADVENLFAPFFTAKKEGVGIGLYVSREIAVAHNGTLMLGNGAKGARAVLSLPDSQPS, encoded by the coding sequence ATGGATAGTCATTCAAGACGCATCATTTTAAGTCTGAAGACCTGCCTTCTGCTGCCGGCATTGGTGTTTATCGGTCTGTTTTCCCTGTTTTTTATTCTGCTGAACAGCTATCAGACGTCAAGTTTTCTGGATAAGCGCCTGGAAAAAGAGGCGCTTCGAATTTCCAACATTGCCTATGAATACAGGTTTGTGCTCAATGATTCGTATCTGAAAATGCTGGGCAAGGTCATTGAAGGTGAAATTGCCGTATTAAATCAAAACGGTAAAATTATCTCGGCTTCCTTTAATAAAGATACGGGCAACAGATTCCAGGACGTGATTAAACACAACAATATTTTAGAACGTCATGGGCAGGGGAAAAAGGACCAGGTCGCCTTAGCAGTCGTAAAAGAGACGACCTGCTGCTATGTTATATCAAGACGGATTTCACGCAAGCCGAAATCAGGCACATCTTATATTGTCATTATCACACGTCTGGACGATTTGGAAACAGCCAAAAGAACGACTTTGACAAGAACGGCACTGGCAGCTTTGGCTGCCCTTGCTGCAGCCATATGCGCTGCACTACTGCTGGCCGCAAGAACCAGCCGCCGCTTTAAAAATATTTCGGATGTCACCGAGAAAATTGCTTCCGGACGTTTTGACGCCAGGGCCGGGGCATCAGGTATACGTGAATTTCGTATTCTGGCGGATGCCGTTAACCGGATGTCGGACAAGCTGCTGGCCTATGAAAAAAAATTGGTTCAAACCACTCATGAGCGGTCTGTCACTAAAATTACAGCGGCCATGGCCCATGAAATAAAAAATCCACTGGCCGGCATAAAAATGTTAATTCAGATTCTGGCAAAACGATTATCCGACGATGCAGACGGGGTGAATATCGCAGAAACGCTTCTGAAAGAGATCAACCGGGTGGATACCCTGGTAACGGATTTAAGAACCCTGTCCAGCCCGGTTGCGGTTTCTTTATCCCCAACACCTGTGGAACTTCCGCTTAACGACGTGCTCGCTGTAATCAAACCGAAACTCGACCACCTGAACATTGGTTTTTCATTGGATATTGCGCCTGATCTGCCTGTCTGTCGGATGGATAAAGACAAGATCAAGCAGGTTTTGTGGAATCTGTTGATGAACAGCGCCGACAGCATGCCGGGCGGCGGGCATATATTCGTTTCGTTAAAGCACGACAAGGACATCAGCATGATTGAATACCGGATCGAAGATACAGGAACCGGCATTGATGAAGCTGATGTGGAGAATTTGTTTGCGCCGTTTTTTACAGCCAAAAAAGAGGGGGTCGGTATCGGGCTTTATGTCAGCCGGGAAATCGCTGTGGCCCATAACGGAACATTGATGCTGGGAAACGGCGCGAAAGGTGCCCGTGCCGTCTTATCTCTTCCTGATTCCCAACCGTCGTAA
- a CDS encoding sigma-54 dependent transcriptional regulator translates to MAHILVVDDEESICFAFSACIKQMGHMPLVASNVADALKVIRDQTPEIVFLDNRLPGESGLSLLEKIESMENRPQVVMMTAYGTMDTAIDAVKHGAFEYLSKPVDLSQIEAIIQRILHAAETESVPLSGDGISESDRTADMLIGSSNALSDIYKMIGLLTTNDVPVLIEGESGVGKELLARAVHNRSNRKGAPFVAVNCGAMSEDLIESELFGHEKDAWPGADQRKKGKFETARNGTLFLDDISRLNALMQIKLLQALQNKTIQRAGGDKDIPIDSVRIITATDRRLPEEMESGRFRSDLYYRLQLITLKIPPLRERRSDIPDLVSHFIKKANLEMGLAVKGIEKNALDRLMKYDWPGNARELESVIKRGAILCRSETIGLHHIELPESTDGRGVEMADAGSIDGQVTVWYDNRDRIFPGEKKLFARVVSSVERALISNALAECNQNQLKASELLGMNRTTLRNKIKEFKI, encoded by the coding sequence ATGGCTCATATATTGGTCGTCGATGACGAAGAATCCATTTGTTTTGCATTCTCTGCATGTATTAAGCAGATGGGGCATATGCCTCTGGTAGCCTCCAATGTTGCGGATGCACTTAAGGTGATCCGGGACCAGACGCCGGAAATCGTTTTTCTGGATAACCGCCTGCCGGGCGAAAGCGGTTTATCCTTGCTGGAAAAAATAGAGTCCATGGAAAACAGGCCCCAGGTTGTGATGATGACCGCCTACGGCACCATGGATACGGCTATTGATGCCGTAAAACACGGGGCATTCGAATATCTGTCTAAACCTGTGGACTTGTCGCAGATAGAAGCGATTATTCAGCGCATACTGCACGCGGCAGAGACTGAATCCGTTCCGTTGTCCGGAGACGGCATCAGTGAATCGGATCGGACGGCGGATATGCTTATCGGCTCGTCTAATGCCCTGTCTGATATTTACAAGATGATTGGTTTGTTGACCACCAACGATGTTCCGGTGCTCATTGAAGGCGAGAGCGGGGTGGGCAAAGAACTGCTTGCTCGTGCCGTTCATAACCGCAGTAATCGCAAAGGCGCCCCTTTTGTGGCTGTCAACTGTGGTGCAATGTCTGAGGACCTTATCGAATCGGAATTATTCGGCCATGAGAAAGACGCCTGGCCGGGTGCCGACCAAAGGAAGAAAGGAAAATTTGAAACCGCCCGGAACGGGACTCTTTTTCTGGATGATATCAGCCGGTTAAATGCCTTGATGCAGATTAAATTGTTGCAGGCGCTTCAGAATAAAACCATCCAGCGGGCAGGCGGCGACAAAGATATCCCGATTGATTCCGTCCGGATAATCACCGCCACCGATAGGCGGCTGCCCGAAGAGATGGAATCAGGGCGTTTCAGAAGTGATCTGTATTACAGATTGCAATTGATAACACTAAAAATTCCCCCGTTACGCGAGCGCCGATCCGATATTCCGGATTTAGTCTCGCACTTCATTAAAAAGGCAAATCTGGAAATGGGTTTGGCCGTTAAAGGGATTGAAAAAAATGCACTGGATCGCCTGATGAAATATGACTGGCCGGGAAATGCCAGAGAATTGGAAAGTGTGATTAAGCGAGGTGCCATTTTATGCCGGTCGGAAACCATTGGCCTGCATCATATTGAACTTCCCGAGTCTACCGACGGCAGGGGCGTGGAAATGGCGGATGCCGGATCCATTGATGGCCAGGTGACCGTGTGGTATGACAACAGGGACCGGATCTTTCCTGGAGAAAAAAAGCTGTTTGCCCGGGTGGTGTCCAGCGTTGAACGCGCATTGATCAGTAATGCATTGGCCGAATGTAATCAGAACCAGCTGAAGGCCTCAGAGTTGCTCGGAATGAACCGGACAACCCTGAGAAATAAAATCAAGGAATTCAAGATTTAA
- a CDS encoding cupin domain-containing protein has product MKKKAIVRYTEETNAVSCPYGDVKRVITGGEGSANVHVVSVTKGKEHVHQAYEETYYVLSGTGTICLDGETWEMRPGAVVYIPAQMPHSLESTSPDPLVFIIFGTPPMSIDDDRARPRSKQ; this is encoded by the coding sequence ATGAAAAAAAAAGCCATTGTCCGTTATACCGAAGAGACAAACGCCGTTTCGTGCCCTTATGGTGATGTCAAAAGAGTGATTACCGGCGGGGAAGGCAGCGCCAATGTCCATGTCGTCAGTGTTACCAAGGGAAAAGAACACGTTCACCAGGCCTATGAGGAAACATATTATGTGTTATCCGGGACGGGAACCATTTGCCTTGACGGTGAGACCTGGGAGATGAGGCCGGGGGCCGTCGTCTACATACCGGCACAAATGCCCCATTCTCTTGAATCAACCTCCCCGGACCCGCTCGTATTTATCATATTCGGCACGCCGCCCATGTCCATTGACGATGACCGGGCCCGCCCCAGATCAAAACAGTAA
- a CDS encoding TatD family hydrolase: MKIIEPHIHMIARTTQDYERMARMHTVACCEPAFWAGYDRTSARAFHDYFTHISEFEPTRAAQYNIDHYCYICMNPKEAENIGLAREVISFVPEFLDRPTVLGVGEIGLNKNTRNEMKVFEEQVELAVQKDLLMWIHTPHLDDKYKGTKMMVDYLNGHRGVDPGKVAFDHCEEHTIKMILDSGFWGSMTIYPMTKNSPSRVVDSVEIFGLERLMADASGDWGPSDPKTLHDAVFEMKKRGHRDQDVETLFYNNPCYFLNQCSKFKPKPDMEKSAAWAHG; the protein is encoded by the coding sequence ATGAAAATAATAGAACCGCATATTCATATGATTGCAAGGACAACCCAGGATTATGAACGCATGGCAAGAATGCATACGGTTGCCTGCTGTGAGCCGGCATTCTGGGCCGGGTATGACAGGACGTCCGCCAGGGCGTTCCATGATTATTTTACCCATATTTCAGAATTTGAGCCCACCCGCGCGGCCCAATATAACATTGACCACTATTGTTATATCTGCATGAATCCCAAAGAGGCGGAAAACATCGGTCTTGCCCGGGAGGTGATTTCATTTGTTCCGGAGTTTCTGGACAGGCCCACGGTACTCGGGGTCGGTGAGATCGGCCTCAACAAGAACACCCGGAATGAGATGAAGGTCTTTGAAGAGCAGGTGGAGTTGGCTGTGCAAAAAGATCTTCTCATGTGGATCCACACGCCCCACCTTGACGACAAATACAAAGGCACAAAAATGATGGTGGATTACCTCAACGGGCACAGAGGGGTCGACCCCGGGAAAGTGGCCTTTGACCATTGTGAGGAGCACACCATCAAAATGATTCTGGACTCAGGGTTCTGGGGCTCAATGACCATTTATCCCATGACGAAGAATTCACCGTCCAGGGTCGTTGATTCGGTTGAAATTTTTGGTCTTGAACGGCTGATGGCGGACGCATCGGGGGACTGGGGACCGTCGGATCCTAAAACACTTCATGACGCCGTATTTGAAATGAAGAAACGGGGGCACCGGGATCAGGATGTGGAAACGCTTTTTTACAACAATCCCTGCTATTTTTTAAACCAGTGTTCCAAATTCAAGCCAAAGCCTGATATGGAAAAGTCCGCTGCCTGGGCACATGGATAG
- a CDS encoding TonB-dependent receptor, whose translation MKKVNFYGLILLCFSLLTAFSVHAEDADIDVILPEVTVKESKVDSTTPGYSSSGTLTDLPLLETPLSIDVVPEEMIRDREPSSFYEILDYVSGTQTGGRTPMSRTAGEISMRGFSGNGVSLNGFQLPTYIPIYLDASIIERVDFVKGPLNSISGGQNSSLGAYGSGGSVNILTRSPDSSAFGETSIQGSWNSGQSYRALLDVNRPLSSLDSNFRISAAVESEQPFYLPDDIDRGRKVVLAPSWDWNVTDRFSISMVGVIQWQDTASYQGIPYYHNQFVTDSDAYFGNDDARDEYLATIYQIRAKYRISQHVNLNAGVSYAMSDLDRTYWSAVHSPVRGSGLTYEQFYESVLSTGTSRLSYSWSDTKQQNTEALFYFDGQFELGATTHNWVVGTNWLEEHTERDNLYGDYTAETNLNSPDIYVPDNLQSSGNSKTTVETAGLFLQDQVSIGNWRVLAGVRTDRHASDQGNSATAVSPRLGLTYLITPSLSVYGNYTYAEAPNYGYNDADGKEITEPWKSTMMETGIKKNVGKNFWAGLAYFHITQENTPSLLDPPQARLYELEGEVVSQGIEINMAGHLTKAWFCQLSYTYTDYENKDAEQQLDSFPPHSISLWQTYTLPDNILWGTTFGLGYRYVDQTDASFRGQYIGDGYVFGSYQVCDFLVKVPLKKKILGLNLGSIKFSVKNLFDEEYVESSRHVSEAFPGEPLTFELSLSAVF comes from the coding sequence ATGAAAAAGGTAAATTTTTACGGACTGATACTGCTTTGTTTTTCTTTATTGACGGCATTTTCTGTTCACGCCGAAGATGCCGATATCGATGTCATCCTGCCCGAGGTTACAGTGAAGGAAAGCAAGGTCGACTCGACCACCCCGGGGTACAGCAGCAGCGGGACATTAACCGATCTGCCGCTGCTTGAGACGCCGTTATCCATCGATGTCGTTCCCGAAGAGATGATTCGGGATCGTGAACCGTCATCATTTTATGAAATCCTTGACTATGTCTCAGGCACACAGACCGGCGGCCGTACGCCCATGTCCAGAACAGCCGGTGAAATTTCCATGCGGGGGTTCAGTGGAAATGGGGTATCTTTAAACGGATTTCAGTTGCCGACTTATATACCGATCTATCTGGATGCATCCATCATTGAACGGGTTGATTTTGTCAAAGGACCCTTGAATTCTATTTCCGGGGGACAGAATTCCTCCCTTGGCGCCTACGGCAGCGGCGGATCTGTGAATATTCTGACCAGATCCCCGGATAGTTCAGCCTTTGGAGAAACCTCAATCCAGGGATCATGGAATTCGGGTCAAAGTTATCGGGCTTTACTGGATGTCAACCGGCCCCTCAGCAGCCTTGATTCAAACTTTCGCATCAGTGCCGCCGTTGAAAGTGAGCAGCCCTTTTACCTGCCCGATGATATTGATCGGGGCCGAAAGGTGGTGCTTGCGCCCTCCTGGGACTGGAATGTGACGGACCGGTTCAGCATTTCCATGGTCGGCGTTATTCAATGGCAGGATACGGCCTCATACCAGGGAATCCCCTATTATCATAATCAGTTCGTTACGGACAGCGATGCCTATTTCGGTAATGATGATGCCAGGGACGAATATCTGGCAACGATATACCAGATTCGGGCAAAGTACCGCATATCTCAACATGTTAACCTGAATGCAGGGGTCAGCTACGCCATGAGTGATCTGGATCGTACCTACTGGTCTGCGGTTCATTCACCAGTTCGGGGGTCGGGGCTAACCTATGAACAATTCTACGAGTCGGTTCTGTCAACAGGGACTTCCCGTCTTTCGTACAGCTGGTCGGACACAAAGCAGCAAAATACGGAAGCGCTTTTCTATTTTGACGGTCAGTTTGAATTGGGAGCCACAACGCACAACTGGGTTGTCGGCACAAACTGGCTGGAGGAACATACGGAAAGAGACAACCTTTATGGCGATTACACCGCGGAGACCAATTTAAATTCTCCGGATATCTATGTGCCGGATAACCTTCAATCTTCAGGCAACTCTAAAACAACGGTAGAAACTGCCGGACTCTTTTTACAGGATCAGGTTTCCATCGGCAACTGGCGGGTGCTTGCCGGGGTTCGTACGGACCGTCATGCCAGTGATCAGGGCAACAGCGCAACCGCTGTCAGTCCACGGCTTGGGCTTACCTATCTGATCACACCCTCATTATCCGTTTACGGCAATTATACATACGCTGAAGCCCCGAACTACGGGTATAATGACGCGGACGGCAAAGAAATTACCGAGCCGTGGAAGTCCACCATGATGGAGACGGGGATCAAAAAAAATGTGGGGAAAAATTTCTGGGCGGGCTTGGCCTATTTTCATATCACCCAGGAAAATACCCCTTCATTATTGGATCCGCCCCAGGCAAGACTGTATGAACTTGAAGGCGAGGTGGTCTCCCAGGGTATTGAAATTAATATGGCAGGCCATCTGACCAAGGCATGGTTTTGTCAATTGTCATACACCTACACAGACTATGAAAATAAGGATGCTGAGCAGCAATTGGACTCATTTCCGCCCCACAGCATATCTTTATGGCAGACCTATACCCTGCCGGATAATATATTATGGGGAACGACGTTTGGCCTGGGGTATCGTTATGTGGATCAGACGGATGCCTCTTTCAGAGGTCAGTACATTGGAGACGGCTATGTTTTTGGCAGTTATCAGGTGTGTGATTTTTTAGTGAAAGTGCCGTTGAAAAAGAAAATATTGGGGCTGAATCTTGGATCAATTAAATTTTCGGTTAAAAATCTTTTTGATGAAGAATATGTTGAGTCCAGCCGCCATGTTTCAGAAGCGTTTCCCGGAGAGCCCCTGACATTTGAACTGAGTCTTTCGGCTGTTTTTTAA
- a CDS encoding YdjY domain-containing protein yields the protein MKLFSISTIVLFILSSGIWAAEMNPVASEKTVEGNVVPSHRPMADPAPPAGISMPEIVKLDENRFQVGSIVVDRKGPSISINGKVNMASGMVEYIACTAYGKLHESVLVLDAEPYHIQVALLLLGLKPGDRPIDFQGASQKPCGAPVRILISWQAEGKIHEYPLETVLFYNKLQHVMETTDWVFTGSKFLNGEYQAQVEGSIIASFHDPVAIIDHRSDTGTDDSLYQVNHLVVPPVGTPVVVKISPVSDPAVIAKTRCEN from the coding sequence TTGAAATTATTTTCCATATCAACAATTGTATTGTTTATTTTGTCTTCCGGGATCTGGGCGGCTGAAATGAATCCTGTCGCTTCGGAAAAAACAGTTGAAGGCAACGTTGTTCCCAGCCACAGGCCGATGGCGGATCCTGCCCCGCCGGCCGGGATTTCCATGCCTGAAATTGTAAAGTTAGATGAAAATCGTTTTCAGGTAGGGTCGATAGTCGTGGACAGGAAGGGTCCGTCCATCAGTATCAACGGCAAAGTAAATATGGCCTCGGGCATGGTTGAATATATTGCATGTACGGCATATGGAAAGCTGCATGAAAGCGTTCTGGTCCTGGACGCCGAACCCTACCATATACAGGTCGCGTTACTCCTGCTTGGCCTGAAGCCGGGAGATCGTCCCATTGATTTTCAGGGGGCGTCCCAGAAACCATGCGGGGCACCGGTCAGGATTCTTATCTCATGGCAGGCAGAAGGCAAAATCCATGAATATCCCCTGGAAACCGTATTGTTTTACAACAAGTTACAGCATGTCATGGAGACGACGGACTGGGTATTTACAGGTTCAAAATTCCTGAATGGGGAGTACCAGGCACAGGTTGAAGGATCTATTATTGCAAGTTTCCATGATCCGGTTGCGATCATAGACCACCGAAGTGATACCGGTACCGACGATTCGCTTTATCAGGTTAATCATTTGGTGGTGCCCCCCGTGGGTACGCCGGTTGTCGTTAAGATTTCCCCGGTGAGTGATCCGGCTGTGATTGCAAAAACCCGGTGTGAAAATTAG
- a CDS encoding inositol-3-phosphate synthase — translation MGNKRGLLFIGVCGHLSTVAMAGAMAIANKICPPTGMISTTEKCSHISFTDFDDIVFGGWDIRSNKDAFGAIKDTGIEDIEHLYELTKNVKSIQENLFPGVILNAGEAISDISEQRHIFETANLAEAVEKIQNDIDRFRKENDLTQLVVINLTSTEPPVKDPSLSDTLENIATMIRENRIECVRPSFLYAYAAITSGCGYINFTPSEGGFSHGLVELARKHGIPVMGNDGKTGETLVKSALAPMFAMRNLEVLSWEGYNILGNTDGKVLQNQENGASKIKSKDRLLPHILGYTPHSKVSIDYVPSLGDRKTAWDFIHFQGFLNTKMSMQFIWQGCDSVLAAPLVLDLARFAFLALDRGESGVMTHMASFFKSPWGVDEHALSKQFSLLEDYCRSIKS, via the coding sequence ATGGGTAATAAACGTGGACTGCTTTTCATCGGAGTGTGCGGTCATCTGTCAACCGTTGCCATGGCAGGGGCCATGGCCATTGCAAATAAGATCTGCCCGCCCACGGGAATGATCTCAACCACAGAGAAGTGCAGCCATATTTCCTTTACAGATTTTGATGATATTGTTTTTGGTGGGTGGGATATCCGATCAAACAAGGATGCCTTTGGTGCCATCAAAGATACCGGCATAGAAGATATTGAGCATCTGTATGAGTTAACAAAGAACGTAAAATCCATTCAGGAGAATTTGTTTCCCGGCGTCATCCTCAATGCGGGGGAGGCTATTTCAGATATTTCAGAACAGCGACATATTTTTGAAACCGCCAACCTGGCCGAAGCCGTTGAAAAGATACAGAACGATATTGACCGGTTCCGAAAGGAAAATGATCTGACTCAGTTGGTGGTCATCAATTTAACCTCTACGGAACCGCCGGTCAAAGACCCATCCTTGTCTGACACGCTTGAAAACATTGCCACCATGATCCGGGAAAATAGAATTGAATGTGTCCGTCCCAGTTTCCTTTATGCCTACGCCGCCATCACATCCGGCTGCGGATATATCAACTTTACCCCGTCCGAGGGCGGATTTTCCCATGGTCTGGTGGAACTGGCCCGAAAGCATGGTATCCCGGTGATGGGCAATGATGGTAAAACCGGGGAGACGCTTGTTAAATCAGCGCTTGCGCCCATGTTTGCCATGCGGAATCTGGAGGTGCTCAGTTGGGAAGGATATAATATTCTCGGCAACACCGACGGCAAAGTCCTGCAGAACCAGGAGAACGGGGCGTCAAAAATCAAAAGCAAGGATCGACTCCTGCCCCATATCCTCGGATATACCCCCCATTCAAAGGTATCCATTGATTACGTTCCCTCTTTGGGCGACCGGAAAACGGCATGGGATTTCATTCATTTCCAGGGCTTTTTAAACACAAAAATGAGCATGCAGTTTATCTGGCAGGGATGCGATTCGGTACTGGCCGCCCCGTTGGTCCTTGACCTGGCCAGATTTGCCTTCCTGGCCCTTGACCGAGGGGAGTCCGGTGTGATGACACACATGGCCTCATTTTTTAAATCCCCCTGGGGCGTTGATGAACATGCCCTATCAAAACAGTTTTCACTGCTGGAGGATTATTGCCGTTCAATTAAATCTTGA